One Mesorhizobium loti genomic window carries:
- a CDS encoding ribonuclease D, translated as MHVITTQKELETVLAAFEKSDFVTVDTEFIRETTFWPILCLIQMAAPGVTALIDPLSPDINLAPFFRLMANEAVVKVFHAARQDIEIIVHLGDLVPHPVFDTQVAAMVCGFGDSVSYDQLVQRITGARLDKSSRFTDWRHRPLSDKQLDYALADVTHLIEVYQHLSAELARENRAHWLNEEMDVLTSRETYDPHPEDAWKRLKMRLRKPQELAIVQAVAAWREREARERDVPRGRVLKDDAIYEVAQQAPRDAAALGKLRTTPKGWERSSTATALLGAVNAALALPKEQMPKLPKNFQPPEGSSAAAELLKVLLRIVAEKQGVASKVLASSDDIDRIAAEGEDADVPALQGWRRAVFGEAALKLVRGEIGIKFDKRKIALFDL; from the coding sequence ATGCACGTCATCACCACCCAGAAAGAACTCGAGACCGTTCTCGCCGCTTTCGAAAAGTCGGATTTCGTCACCGTCGACACCGAATTCATCCGCGAAACGACCTTCTGGCCAATCCTGTGCCTGATCCAGATGGCCGCCCCTGGCGTGACGGCGCTGATCGATCCGCTGTCGCCTGACATCAACCTGGCGCCCTTCTTCAGGCTGATGGCCAACGAGGCGGTGGTGAAAGTCTTCCATGCCGCCCGGCAGGACATCGAAATCATCGTCCATCTCGGCGATCTGGTTCCGCACCCGGTGTTCGATACACAGGTCGCGGCAATGGTCTGCGGCTTCGGCGACAGCGTTTCCTACGACCAGCTCGTGCAGCGCATCACCGGGGCGCGGCTCGACAAGTCTTCACGCTTCACCGACTGGCGCCACCGGCCGCTGTCCGACAAGCAGCTCGACTACGCGCTAGCCGACGTTACCCATCTGATCGAGGTCTATCAGCATTTGAGCGCCGAGCTGGCGCGGGAAAACCGCGCCCACTGGCTGAATGAGGAAATGGACGTCCTGACCTCGCGCGAGACCTACGATCCACACCCCGAGGACGCTTGGAAGCGGCTGAAGATGCGGCTGCGCAAGCCGCAGGAACTGGCGATCGTGCAGGCCGTGGCGGCATGGCGCGAGCGCGAGGCGCGCGAGCGCGACGTGCCGCGCGGCCGTGTGCTCAAGGACGACGCGATCTACGAAGTGGCGCAGCAGGCACCACGCGATGCGGCGGCCCTCGGCAAGCTGCGTACCACGCCAAAAGGCTGGGAGCGCTCCTCGACGGCGACGGCCCTGCTTGGAGCGGTCAATGCTGCACTTGCCCTGCCCAAGGAGCAGATGCCGAAACTGCCGAAGAATTTCCAGCCACCGGAAGGCTCAAGCGCCGCGGCGGAACTGTTGAAGGTGCTGCTGCGGATCGTCGCCGAAAAGCAGGGCGTAGCCTCGAAGGTGCTGGCCTCCAGCGACGACATCGACCGCATCGCGGCCGAGGGCGAGGATGCCGATGTGCCGGCACTGCAGGGATGGCGTCGCGCCGTCTTCGGCGAGGCGGCACTGAAGCTGGTGCGCGGTGAGATCGGGATAAAATTCGACAAGCGAAAAATAGCGTTGTTCGATTTGTAG
- a CDS encoding major facilitator superfamily protein, which translates to MSSIRPLIPLLLAAGILLGGNGLQGTLIALRGAQEGFPASDIGLMGTFYFAGFLLGCLAITRIMKAVGHIRAFSALAAIASVGTLLLVLVLDPVMWCAVRFAGGFCFAGLFTIVESWLNSGVTNKDRARVLAIYRMVDTGSVTSAQFLIPVFGAGGFTIFAIMSIMITLSLVPVSLGDRSNPTPPEEVKLDLARVWRISPLGCFGCIAVGVTNSAFRTLSPVYAEQIGMSVADVVTFVSVGIFGGAIIQYPLGYLSDRWDRRRVLLLTTCCAMLSALALVFIAGSNPLLNFVIIFIFGCFAMPLYSLSAAHSNDRADTGEFVLINAALMLFYSFGAIGGPFAASTAMQYFGPSALFVFSATVYAIFIAVILYRMQARSGVPVGKRSRFTALLRTSTIFARLARRNGDSDGPGST; encoded by the coding sequence ATGTCCTCCATCCGCCCGCTGATCCCGCTCCTTCTCGCCGCAGGCATCCTGCTCGGCGGTAATGGGCTGCAGGGCACGCTGATCGCACTGCGCGGTGCGCAGGAAGGGTTTCCCGCTTCCGACATCGGCCTGATGGGCACCTTCTATTTCGCCGGCTTCCTGCTCGGCTGCCTGGCCATCACCCGCATCATGAAGGCGGTCGGCCATATCAGGGCGTTTTCAGCACTTGCCGCGATCGCCTCGGTCGGCACTCTGCTTTTGGTGCTGGTCCTCGATCCGGTGATGTGGTGCGCGGTGCGCTTTGCCGGCGGCTTCTGCTTCGCCGGGCTGTTCACCATCGTCGAAAGCTGGCTGAATTCCGGCGTCACCAACAAGGACCGCGCCCGCGTACTGGCGATCTACCGGATGGTCGATACCGGCTCGGTGACATCAGCCCAATTCCTGATCCCGGTCTTCGGCGCCGGCGGCTTCACCATCTTCGCCATCATGTCGATCATGATCACGCTGTCGCTGGTGCCGGTTTCGCTCGGCGACCGCTCCAACCCGACGCCGCCGGAGGAGGTCAAGCTCGACCTGGCGCGCGTCTGGCGCATCTCCCCGCTCGGTTGCTTCGGCTGCATTGCCGTCGGCGTCACCAACAGCGCCTTTCGCACGCTGTCGCCGGTCTATGCCGAACAGATCGGCATGTCGGTTGCCGATGTCGTCACCTTCGTCAGCGTCGGCATCTTTGGCGGCGCCATCATCCAGTATCCGCTCGGCTACCTCTCAGACCGCTGGGACCGGCGCCGGGTGTTGTTGCTGACGACCTGCTGCGCGATGCTTTCCGCTTTGGCGCTGGTGTTCATCGCCGGCAGCAATCCGCTGCTCAATTTCGTTATCATCTTCATCTTCGGCTGTTTCGCCATGCCGCTCTATTCCTTGTCGGCGGCGCATTCCAACGACCGCGCCGACACGGGCGAGTTCGTGCTGATCAACGCGGCGCTGATGTTGTTCTACTCCTTCGGCGCCATTGGCGGGCCGTTCGCCGCCTCGACTGCGATGCAGTATTTCGGGCCGAGCGCGCTGTTCGTGTTCAGTGCCACCGTCTATGCGATCTTCATCGCCGTCATCCTCTACCGCATGCAGGCGCGGTCCGGCGTGCCCGTGGGCAAGCGCAGCCGCTTCACAGCGCTGTTGCGCACTTCGACCATTTTCGCGCGCCTGGCCAGGCGGAATGGCGATTCCGATGGCCCGGGAAGCACATGA
- a CDS encoding LacI family transcription regulator: MAKTIRTMEDFSAFVGLSRTTVSKYFNDPGSVRKNTRTVIEAAQKKSGFRPSMFAVNLNRRRSNILGVIIPNSTDPFYMALTRRIETIANEAGFLAFVLSSDGHAEMEDQAIQTFRSMNIAGAIIAPLGVQSHHRILAELGSSIPLIYVDSPLDETSSFVGTDNRQSFRLIVDYLCRSGEPPCYFAMPLVNNNASARQDAYVEAMQQFKMTPEIVPVTDARSWDFEKFGYDEALRILKAEGFATKTVLCANDRVAFGVIAAAYQLGLKVGHGSDCDMRVAGHDDHPLSRYACPPITTVAQNYNEIGRLAIELLLERLDEESSAKPGSGRILLNAELMLRSSA, from the coding sequence ATGGCAAAGACGATAAGGACGATGGAGGACTTCTCAGCCTTTGTCGGCCTGTCTCGCACCACCGTTTCCAAATATTTCAACGATCCCGGCTCAGTGCGGAAAAACACCCGAACCGTGATCGAGGCCGCGCAAAAGAAGTCCGGCTTCCGGCCGAGCATGTTCGCCGTCAATCTCAACCGCCGCCGCAGCAACATTCTCGGCGTCATCATTCCGAATTCGACGGATCCGTTCTACATGGCGCTGACGCGTCGCATCGAAACGATCGCCAATGAAGCCGGTTTCCTGGCATTTGTGCTGTCTTCCGACGGGCACGCCGAAATGGAGGACCAGGCGATCCAGACATTCAGGTCGATGAACATTGCCGGCGCCATCATCGCGCCGCTCGGCGTGCAATCCCATCACCGGATACTCGCAGAACTCGGATCAAGCATCCCGCTGATCTATGTCGACTCGCCGCTTGACGAGACTTCCTCGTTCGTCGGCACCGACAACAGGCAGAGTTTCAGGCTGATCGTCGACTATCTCTGCCGGTCCGGCGAGCCGCCTTGCTACTTCGCCATGCCGTTGGTCAACAACAACGCCTCGGCCAGACAGGACGCCTATGTCGAGGCCATGCAGCAATTCAAGATGACGCCTGAAATCGTGCCCGTCACTGATGCGCGGTCATGGGATTTCGAGAAGTTCGGCTATGATGAAGCGCTTCGCATCCTGAAGGCGGAGGGCTTTGCCACCAAGACAGTGCTTTGCGCCAATGACCGTGTTGCCTTCGGCGTCATCGCGGCCGCCTATCAACTGGGCCTGAAGGTGGGCCACGGATCCGACTGCGATATGCGGGTCGCGGGACATGATGACCATCCGCTGTCGCGCTACGCCTGCCCGCCGATCACGACCGTTGCGCAAAACTACAATGAGATCGGCCGCCTGGCCATCGAACTTCTGCTGGAAAGGCTGGACGAAGAATCCTCGGCCAAACCAGGCAGCGGGCGCATCCTGCTCAACGCCGAACTCATGCTGCGAAGCTCGGCCTGA
- a CDS encoding alcohol dehydrogenase: protein MKAIRFAAAGVAGMADLEMPRMKAGHALVRVRAAGLCHTDIEVLHGRYGVGAFPLVPGHEYAGTVEAVADDVVAVKPGDRVAVDPNIPCGHCPACRKGLTNLCASLKAYGVTENGGFAEFSLVAVDHLHGIGDLAFDTAALAEPLACVLNGLGAAGVEVGKHVPGNALVFGAGPIGLLMALSLKAKGVASVAVADISEQRLAFAEALGLEPLVSGSQELAARARGFDFVADATGVAKVVESMIGFTADGGTALVFGVCAPDARISIAPFEIFRRQIRLAGSHSLNRNIPQALDILKRDDGTMARLVSHQLPLFELLPFFGKSSGDPATMKVQFSAES, encoded by the coding sequence ATGAAGGCCATACGATTTGCCGCGGCCGGCGTCGCCGGCATGGCGGACCTCGAAATGCCCCGCATGAAAGCCGGCCACGCCTTGGTCCGCGTCCGCGCGGCCGGACTTTGCCACACCGACATCGAGGTGCTGCATGGCCGCTATGGCGTGGGCGCGTTTCCGCTGGTCCCCGGTCATGAATATGCCGGCACTGTCGAGGCGGTCGCCGACGATGTCGTGGCGGTGAAACCTGGCGACCGGGTCGCCGTCGATCCCAACATACCGTGCGGCCACTGCCCCGCCTGCCGGAAGGGCCTGACCAATCTGTGCGCCTCTTTGAAGGCCTATGGCGTGACCGAGAATGGCGGCTTCGCCGAGTTCAGCCTCGTGGCCGTCGATCATCTGCACGGCATCGGCGATCTCGCCTTCGATACGGCTGCATTGGCCGAACCGCTCGCCTGCGTGCTCAACGGCCTCGGTGCCGCAGGCGTCGAGGTCGGCAAGCACGTGCCCGGCAATGCGCTGGTCTTCGGCGCCGGGCCGATCGGCCTGCTCATGGCGCTGTCGCTCAAGGCCAAGGGGGTCGCAAGCGTGGCGGTCGCCGATATCAGCGAACAGCGCCTTGCCTTCGCCGAGGCTCTCGGACTGGAACCGTTGGTATCCGGATCGCAGGAACTCGCCGCAAGGGCGCGCGGCTTCGATTTCGTCGCCGATGCCACCGGTGTCGCCAAGGTGGTCGAAAGCATGATCGGCTTCACCGCCGATGGTGGCACGGCCCTGGTCTTCGGCGTCTGTGCGCCCGATGCCAGGATCTCGATTGCCCCGTTCGAGATCTTCCGCCGGCAGATCAGACTGGCGGGATCGCATTCGCTCAACCGCAACATCCCGCAGGCGCTCGATATCCTCAAGCGCGACGACGGCACGATGGCGCGGCTTGTCAGCCACCAGCTGCCACTGTTCGAACTGTTGCCTTTCTTCGGCAAGAGCAGCGGCGACCCGGCGACGATGAAAGTACAGTTTTCAGCGGAGTCCTAA
- a CDS encoding sorbitol dehydrogenase → MKLENKTALITGGARGIGLGFAEAFVREGARVVIADIDIERATKAAAGIGPQASAKKLDVTDLAAIESVAAQVDKEFGGIDILVNNAAIFDMAPITDITEASYDKVFDINLKGPLFVMKAVANLMIKRGRGGKIINMASQAGRRGEALVLLYCASKAAIISATQSAALALVKHGINVNAIAPGVVDGEHWDVVDAHFARWEGLKPGEKKAAVAKSVPIGRFANPEDIAGLAVFLASSDSDYILAQTYNVDGGNWMS, encoded by the coding sequence ATGAAGTTAGAGAATAAGACAGCCCTGATCACAGGCGGCGCGCGCGGCATCGGCCTTGGCTTCGCTGAGGCCTTCGTGCGCGAGGGCGCGCGTGTGGTGATCGCCGACATCGACATCGAGCGCGCGACCAAGGCGGCGGCGGGGATCGGCCCGCAGGCCAGCGCCAAAAAGCTCGACGTCACCGATCTCGCCGCGATCGAGAGCGTCGCGGCGCAAGTCGACAAGGAATTCGGCGGCATCGATATCCTGGTCAACAACGCCGCCATCTTCGACATGGCGCCGATCACCGATATCACCGAGGCAAGCTACGACAAGGTCTTCGACATCAATCTCAAGGGACCGCTGTTCGTGATGAAGGCGGTGGCCAATCTGATGATCAAACGCGGCCGCGGCGGCAAGATCATCAACATGGCCAGCCAGGCCGGTCGCCGCGGCGAGGCGCTGGTGCTGCTATACTGCGCCTCCAAGGCAGCGATCATCTCGGCGACGCAGTCCGCGGCGCTGGCCCTGGTCAAGCATGGCATCAACGTCAACGCCATTGCGCCCGGCGTCGTCGACGGCGAGCACTGGGATGTCGTCGACGCCCACTTTGCCCGCTGGGAGGGCCTGAAGCCGGGAGAAAAGAAGGCTGCGGTGGCGAAGTCCGTCCCGATCGGCCGTTTTGCGAACCCCGAGGACATTGCCGGGCTTGCCGTGTTCCTGGCCTCCTCGGACAGCGACTACATCCTGGCACAGACCTATAATGTCGACGGCGGCAACTGGATGAGCTGA
- a CDS encoding sugar ABC transporter substrate-binding protein, giving the protein MLRGKRIGILGLSAAASALAASAALSEEITVATVNNGDMIIMQKLSPEWEKATGNKVNWVVLEENVLRERVTTDIATKGGQFDVLTIGGYETPIWGKSGWLTSLNDLGDDYAYDDLIAPVRSGLTVDGKLYAVPFYAESSFTLYRKDLFDAAGLKMPEQPTYDQITEFADKLTDKSKEQYGLCLRGKPGWGENMAFVGTLVNTFGGRWFDMDWKPQLNSDAWKKAIGWYVDTMKKDGPPGISSNGFNENQTLFASGHCAMWIDATSAAGRVYDPKQSKVADKVAFAKAPVAVTPNGSAWGWAWSLAIPASTKKVDAAKSFVKWATSKAYVQRVGETEGWVAAPPGTRKSTYASPDYQKAAPFAATVLAAIESADPTKQTKDPVPYTGIQFVAIPEFQGIGTTVGQAVAAAVTGEQSVDDALNGAQTSVENTMKEAGYIK; this is encoded by the coding sequence ATGCTAAGAGGTAAGCGTATCGGAATTCTTGGCCTGTCGGCCGCCGCTTCGGCACTGGCGGCCAGTGCCGCCCTGTCCGAGGAGATCACGGTTGCGACGGTCAACAATGGTGACATGATCATCATGCAGAAGCTGTCGCCGGAATGGGAGAAGGCGACCGGTAACAAGGTCAACTGGGTGGTGCTCGAGGAAAACGTCCTGCGCGAGCGGGTCACCACCGATATTGCCACCAAGGGCGGCCAGTTCGACGTGCTGACGATCGGCGGCTATGAGACCCCGATCTGGGGCAAGAGCGGTTGGCTGACATCGCTCAACGATCTCGGCGACGATTATGCCTACGACGACCTGATCGCGCCGGTGCGCAGCGGCCTGACCGTCGACGGCAAGCTCTATGCCGTGCCCTTCTACGCCGAAAGTTCGTTCACACTCTACCGCAAGGATCTGTTCGACGCGGCCGGCCTGAAGATGCCGGAGCAGCCCACCTACGACCAGATCACGGAATTCGCCGACAAGCTCACCGACAAGTCGAAGGAACAATACGGCCTGTGCCTGCGCGGCAAGCCGGGCTGGGGCGAGAACATGGCCTTTGTCGGCACGCTGGTGAACACGTTCGGCGGCCGCTGGTTCGACATGGACTGGAAGCCGCAGCTCAATTCCGACGCGTGGAAGAAGGCTATCGGCTGGTATGTCGACACGATGAAGAAGGATGGTCCTCCGGGAATAAGCTCCAACGGTTTCAACGAGAACCAGACCTTGTTCGCCTCCGGCCATTGCGCCATGTGGATCGATGCCACGTCGGCGGCGGGTCGCGTCTATGATCCGAAGCAAAGCAAGGTCGCCGACAAGGTCGCCTTCGCCAAGGCGCCGGTGGCGGTCACGCCAAACGGTTCGGCCTGGGGCTGGGCATGGAGCCTGGCCATTCCGGCCTCGACGAAGAAGGTGGATGCAGCAAAATCCTTCGTCAAATGGGCAACCTCGAAAGCCTATGTCCAGCGCGTCGGCGAGACCGAGGGCTGGGTTGCGGCACCTCCGGGAACCCGCAAATCGACCTATGCCAGCCCGGACTACCAGAAGGCCGCGCCGTTTGCCGCGACGGTGCTGGCCGCGATCGAATCCGCCGATCCGACCAAGCAAACCAAGGACCCGGTGCCCTATACCGGCATCCAGTTCGTCGCCATTCCCGAATTCCAGGGCATAGGCACCACGGTCGGCCAGGCGGTCGCTGCCGCTGTAACCGGCGAGCAGTCGGTCGACGACGCGCTGAACGGCGCCCAGACCTCTGTCGAGAACACGATGAAGGAGGCGGGTTACATCAAGTAG
- a CDS encoding tagatose-6-phosphate kinase, producing MQSARRDRRAAGEKELQEMNRRREIASQSTGPTIVAGEILVEIMATERGLGFLQPLTLMGPYPSGAPAIFIDQVARLGGGAGLIGCVGRDDFGTINLERLQRDGVDVSAVVVSDRYPTGSAFVRYRPDGGRDFVYNIAESAAGQIRLTAEARQLADKAGHLHVMGSTLSVSGLKEIVAYALKAVRARGGSTSFDPNVRKELIDGADGAQFSALVDDADLLLPSGDELLAAAGVDDEREAVTALIARGVGEIVLKRGAAGSTRFGADGSRIDCAGFLVEEVDPTGAGDCFGATYLTCRRKGMEPAKALFYANAAGARNVTRRGPMEGLAGFDVLDDFIAGTQRAT from the coding sequence GTGCAGTCGGCGCGCCGTGACCGGCGCGCGGCTGGGGAGAAGGAATTGCAGGAAATGAACCGCCGAAGGGAGATCGCCTCCCAATCCACGGGGCCAACGATAGTCGCCGGCGAAATCCTGGTCGAGATCATGGCGACGGAGCGGGGTCTGGGCTTCCTCCAGCCGCTGACGCTGATGGGCCCTTATCCGAGCGGGGCGCCGGCCATTTTCATCGACCAGGTCGCAAGGCTCGGCGGCGGCGCCGGCCTCATCGGCTGCGTCGGCCGCGACGATTTTGGAACGATCAATTTGGAAAGGCTCCAGCGCGACGGCGTTGACGTCTCGGCCGTGGTCGTCAGCGACCGCTACCCGACGGGAAGCGCGTTCGTGCGCTACAGGCCGGACGGCGGCCGGGACTTCGTCTACAACATTGCCGAATCCGCCGCTGGGCAGATCCGGCTTACCGCCGAGGCGCGCCAACTGGCGGACAAAGCAGGCCATCTGCATGTCATGGGGTCGACCCTGTCCGTATCTGGGCTGAAGGAGATCGTCGCCTATGCCTTAAAGGCGGTGCGGGCGCGGGGTGGCTCGACCTCCTTCGATCCGAATGTGCGCAAGGAGCTGATCGACGGCGCCGACGGCGCACAATTTTCCGCGCTGGTCGACGACGCGGACCTGCTGCTGCCTTCCGGCGACGAGCTGCTTGCCGCGGCGGGTGTCGATGACGAACGCGAGGCGGTGACGGCGCTGATCGCCAGAGGCGTCGGCGAGATTGTGCTGAAGCGCGGCGCTGCCGGTTCCACCCGTTTCGGCGCCGATGGCAGCAGGATCGACTGTGCCGGCTTCCTGGTGGAGGAAGTCGACCCCACCGGGGCCGGCGACTGTTTCGGCGCGACCTATCTAACCTGCCGGCGCAAGGGGATGGAGCCTGCCAAGGCGCTGTTTTATGCCAATGCCGCCGGCGCCCGCAACGTGACGCGGCGTGGGCCCATGGAGGGCCTTGCCGGCTTCGACGTGCTTGACGATTTCATTGCCGGGACACAGAGGGCGACATGA
- a CDS encoding D-tagatose-1,6-bisphosphate aldolase subunit KbaZ, with protein sequence MMANPLAALATARKNGSPYGITSICSAHPLVIQTAIRRAVADKEATLLIEATCNQVNQFGGYTGMTPDLFVAFVLEIASREGLDPQRIIFGGDHLGPNPWRTEPAAQAMSKAEAMVTAYVWAGFSKIHLDASMGCAGEPAALDDETIATRAARLAKAAEKAALARGAALPVYIIGTEVPAPGGVDHAISELKPTEAAAARRTIEVHREIFAREGLAEAFGRVIAVVVQPGVEFGSQNVVAYRPEASKTLTGLLNEEPSLVYEAHSTDYQSRAALTALVGNGFPILKVGPGLTFALREALYGLDLIASEMIADYGDRSLARTMERLMLAAPGHWHSHYHGNEASLRLQRHYSYSDRIRYYWNNPAAGVAVGRLQETLNGVGIPETLMRQFLPMVPAALGPAGDPNAILHDAIGQVLADYDAACRGHAA encoded by the coding sequence ATGATGGCCAATCCGCTCGCAGCTCTCGCCACCGCGCGCAAAAACGGTTCGCCTTACGGCATCACCTCGATCTGCTCGGCCCATCCGCTGGTGATCCAGACGGCGATCAGGCGTGCCGTCGCCGACAAGGAAGCCACGTTGCTGATCGAGGCAACCTGCAACCAGGTCAACCAGTTCGGCGGCTACACCGGCATGACCCCGGACCTGTTCGTCGCCTTCGTGCTGGAGATCGCCAGCAGGGAAGGTCTGGACCCCCAGCGCATCATCTTCGGCGGTGACCATCTCGGACCAAACCCGTGGCGCACTGAGCCGGCCGCACAAGCGATGAGCAAGGCCGAGGCCATGGTCACTGCTTACGTCTGGGCCGGTTTCAGCAAGATCCATCTCGACGCCTCGATGGGTTGTGCCGGCGAGCCGGCGGCGCTGGATGACGAGACCATTGCGACCCGGGCGGCGCGACTGGCCAAGGCGGCTGAAAAGGCGGCGCTCGCGCGCGGTGCCGCATTGCCGGTCTACATCATCGGCACCGAAGTCCCGGCCCCGGGCGGTGTCGATCACGCAATCAGCGAGCTCAAACCCACCGAGGCGGCGGCGGCGCGCCGCACCATCGAGGTGCATCGCGAAATCTTTGCCCGCGAGGGTCTGGCGGAAGCGTTTGGCCGCGTCATTGCAGTGGTCGTGCAGCCCGGCGTCGAGTTTGGCAGCCAGAACGTCGTCGCCTACAGGCCGGAGGCGTCGAAAACACTGACCGGACTGCTCAATGAAGAGCCGTCGCTCGTCTATGAGGCGCATTCCACCGACTACCAGAGCCGTGCGGCGCTGACCGCGCTTGTCGGCAACGGCTTTCCGATCCTTAAAGTCGGGCCTGGCCTGACCTTCGCCTTGCGCGAGGCGCTTTACGGGCTTGATCTGATCGCCAGCGAAATGATCGCGGACTATGGCGACAGGTCGCTTGCCCGCACGATGGAACGCTTGATGCTGGCGGCACCCGGCCATTGGCACAGCCACTATCATGGCAATGAAGCAAGCCTCCGTCTGCAGCGGCATTACAGCTACAGCGACCGCATTCGCTACTACTGGAACAACCCCGCCGCCGGCGTTGCCGTCGGCCGTCTGCAGGAGACGCTCAACGGCGTCGGCATTCCCGAAACGCTGATGCGGCAGTTCCTGCCGATGGTGCCGGCCGCGCTCGGGCCGGCGGGAGATCCAAACGCCATTCTTCACGACGCGATCGGTCAGGTGCTGGCCGATTACGACGCGGCTTGCCGTGGGCACGCCGCCTGA
- a CDS encoding major facilitator superfamily protein, producing the protein MTFGLSLAPQHRVYAGFAIYSFAMGNIFPRLPDIKHAMGIGDGTLGLALIGTPIGTLTALSLATPLLERVGFRRALLALVPLLALAYAIAAHAPGPLALFLMLFPVGLMIGSVEIMLNVEADRTEFLVKRRIMNRAHSFWSIGFFGAGLFGAALAHLGISPQLHLALIVPIVAISMALFLGGYQPAPSRFAGTGEKAPVLARPTLPILVLVAVTLSAMLMEGASIDWSAIYMRTVFESGPFVAGFTVALFAFSQATTRFFADSFVDRHSPSGVARVLLAMMAAGVMLVFFSPMPFVSMLGFALLGIGTSALFPLAISAAAQRTDRPAAINVAALSQISFVAFLLGPPLLGFVSDHWGIRSAFGIGIPCIILSLLTAGSLGRRPADDKPAAPASEPSEPTRDKVLARAAEG; encoded by the coding sequence ATGACCTTTGGCCTCAGCCTTGCCCCGCAACACCGCGTCTATGCTGGGTTCGCGATCTATTCCTTCGCCATGGGCAACATTTTTCCGCGGCTGCCCGACATCAAGCACGCCATGGGCATCGGCGACGGCACGCTCGGCCTTGCCCTGATCGGAACGCCGATCGGCACCTTGACGGCGCTGTCATTGGCAACGCCGCTGCTCGAGCGCGTCGGCTTCCGCCGCGCGCTGCTCGCTTTGGTCCCGCTGCTGGCGCTTGCCTATGCGATCGCGGCGCACGCGCCGGGGCCGCTGGCGCTGTTCCTGATGCTCTTTCCGGTCGGCCTGATGATCGGCAGCGTCGAGATCATGCTCAATGTCGAGGCTGACCGGACCGAATTCCTGGTCAAGCGCCGCATCATGAACCGCGCGCATTCGTTCTGGAGCATCGGCTTTTTCGGTGCCGGCCTGTTCGGCGCCGCACTTGCGCATCTCGGCATATCGCCGCAACTGCATCTGGCGCTGATCGTGCCGATCGTCGCGATCTCGATGGCGCTGTTCCTCGGCGGCTACCAGCCGGCGCCGAGCCGCTTCGCCGGCACCGGCGAGAAGGCACCCGTGCTGGCGCGGCCGACATTGCCGATCCTGGTCCTCGTCGCGGTGACGCTCTCGGCGATGCTGATGGAAGGCGCCAGCATCGACTGGTCGGCGATCTATATGCGCACAGTGTTCGAGTCAGGTCCCTTCGTCGCCGGCTTCACCGTGGCGCTGTTCGCCTTTTCCCAGGCAACCACGCGCTTCTTCGCCGACAGTTTCGTTGATCGCCATTCGCCGAGCGGCGTGGCGCGGGTGCTGCTGGCGATGATGGCGGCGGGCGTGATGCTTGTCTTCTTCTCGCCCATGCCGTTCGTTTCCATGCTGGGCTTTGCGCTTCTGGGGATCGGCACCAGCGCCCTCTTTCCACTGGCGATCTCGGCCGCCGCCCAGCGGACGGACCGGCCGGCGGCGATCAATGTCGCGGCGCTGTCGCAGATTTCCTTCGTCGCCTTCCTGCTCGGCCCGCCGCTGCTCGGCTTCGTCTCCGACCATTGGGGCATCCGCTCGGCCTTTGGCATCGGCATACCGTGCATCATCCTCAGCCTGCTGACCGCAGGATCGCTTGGCCGGCGGCCCGCCGACGACAAACCCGCCGCGCCGGCGAGCGAGCCGTCCGAACCGACTCGGGACAAAGTACTGGCGCGGGCAGCAGAGGGGTGA